The following coding sequences lie in one Buchnera aphidicola (Stegophylla sp.) genomic window:
- a CDS encoding TusE/DsrC/DsvC family sulfur relay protein: MNNNNTQQKWNTKYALKIAKKENIIMTENHWEIIYLIRKIYFKYNINPTNRILLKIIKKEIGNNKSNNLYLLSLFPHGIIKQANKIAGLPTSTICL, translated from the coding sequence ATGAACAATAATAATACCCAACAAAAATGGAATACCAAATATGCTTTAAAAATTGCAAAAAAAGAAAACATTATTATGACAGAAAACCATTGGGAAATTATATATTTAATAAGAAAAATTTATTTTAAATATAATATTAATCCTACAAATCGTATATTATTAAAAATAATAAAAAAAGAAATAGGAAATAATAAAAGTAATAATCTATATTTATTATCACTATTCCCTCATGGTATTATTAAACAAGCAAATAAAATTGCTGGTTTACCAACAAGCACAATATGTTTATAA
- the ribE gene encoding 6,7-dimethyl-8-ribityllumazine synthase — MKVIEGKMITQKSKIAIIIPRFNNFINQHLLTGSIDILTRIGEVSNKNITIIKVPGAYEIPVIANIISQKQYYHGIIALGTIIKGETIHFENISNEVSSKLSDISIKNNIPITLGILMINNIEQAIHRSGTKLGNKGSEAALAILEMINVIKQLKNESYYTK; from the coding sequence ATAAAAGTTATCGAAGGAAAAATGATAACACAAAAATCAAAAATAGCAATTATTATTCCAAGATTTAATAATTTTATTAATCAACATTTATTAACAGGTTCTATTGATATATTAACAAGAATTGGAGAAGTATCTAACAAAAATATTACAATTATCAAAGTACCAGGAGCCTATGAAATTCCTGTCATTGCAAATATTATATCTCAGAAACAATATTATCATGGTATTATAGCATTAGGAACCATTATCAAAGGTGAAACAATTCATTTTGAAAATATATCAAATGAAGTAAGTTCTAAATTATCAGATATTAGTATTAAAAATAATATTCCTATTACATTAGGTATATTAATGATTAATAATATTGAACAAGCAATTCATCGATCAGGAACTAAATTAGGAAATAAAGGTAGTGAAGCAGCATTAGCAATATTAGAAATGATAAATGTTATAAAACAATTAAAAAATGAATCATATTATACAAAATAA
- the cyoA gene encoding ubiquinol oxidase subunit II, whose product MCLMLKSMILVIVIFLLHGYRDSILYPVGKILYAQHKLIFISFFIMLIVVIPVIFMTFFFSYKYNAKNVQHEYCPNWSHSNKIETIIWVIPIMIIVFLGVIAWQSSHTLDPKKPITSVNRAIVIDVVSLDWKWLFIYPNNTITINEIILPINTPIIFHITSYSVMSSFFIPVLGSQIYSMPGMKTTLYLIANIPGTYYGLSANYNGLGFSNMKFNVFIVPNNNIFYLWMNKLQNSIDKLNNVKQFMILSNPHEFCTVKYFSIVFNGLFDRIINRTI is encoded by the coding sequence ATGTGTTTGATGTTAAAAAGTATGATATTAGTGATTGTAATATTTTTATTGCATGGATATCGTGATTCTATTTTGTATCCTGTAGGTAAAATATTATATGCACAACATAAATTAATATTTATTTCATTTTTTATTATGTTAATAGTTGTTATACCTGTTATTTTTATGACTTTTTTTTTTTCTTATAAGTATAATGCTAAAAATGTTCAACATGAATATTGTCCAAATTGGTCTCATTCAAATAAAATTGAAACAATAATTTGGGTTATTCCAATTATGATAATTGTTTTTCTTGGCGTGATTGCATGGCAGTCATCACATACTTTAGATCCTAAAAAACCGATTACTTCTGTTAATCGTGCTATTGTAATTGATGTAGTATCATTGGATTGGAAATGGTTATTTATATATCCTAATAATACTATTACTATTAATGAAATTATATTACCTATAAATACTCCAATTATTTTTCATATTACTTCGTATTCTGTAATGAGTTCTTTTTTTATTCCTGTTTTAGGTAGTCAAATTTATTCTATGCCAGGTATGAAGACAACACTTTATTTAATTGCAAATATTCCAGGAACATACTATGGTTTATCTGCTAATTATAATGGATTAGGTTTTTCTAATATGAAATTTAATGTTTTTATTGTACCGAATAATAATATTTTTTATTTATGGATGAATAAATTGCAAAATTCCATTGATAAATTAAATAATGTTAAACAATTTATGATTTTATCTAATCCGCATGAATTTTGTACAGTAAAATATTTTTCTATTGTTTTCAATGGGTTATTTGATAGAATAATTAATCGGACTATATAA
- the cyoD gene encoding cytochrome o ubiquinol oxidase subunit IV, with the protein MNSINNYNSLNSSIKMYILGYFISLILTIIPFFLVMKRDYCYSKRILIIVLILSLLLQIFVHCKYFLHLNFSKKYYWNYIFLIFSIIVICIIVLGSIWIMKGLQNNLCGS; encoded by the coding sequence ATGAATAGTATTAATAATTATAATTCATTAAACAGTAGTATTAAAATGTATATCTTAGGATATTTTATTTCGTTAATATTAACTATTATTCCTTTTTTTTTGGTGATGAAAAGAGATTATTGTTATTCAAAAAGAATTTTAATTATTGTACTAATATTGTCTTTATTATTACAAATTTTTGTGCATTGTAAATATTTTTTACATTTAAATTTTTCTAAAAAATATTATTGGAATTATATTTTTTTAATTTTTTCAATAATAGTTATTTGTATTATTGTTTTAGGTTCGATCTGGATTATGAAAGGTTTACAAAATAATTTGTGTGGTTCGTAA
- a CDS encoding BolA family protein, with the protein MIKTIQKYFKPKYLKIYDNSAYHKIKNNKKHIVIFIVSNKFINKNSLQRQKKMYFILSKKFKNTIYAISMYTYTTKEWYKKKIKYIPNIICQN; encoded by the coding sequence ATGATAAAAACAATACAAAAATATTTCAAACCTAAATATCTGAAAATCTATGATAACAGTGCATATCATAAAATAAAAAATAACAAAAAACATATTGTAATATTTATTGTTAGTAATAAATTTATTAATAAAAACTCATTGCAAAGACAAAAAAAAATGTATTTTATATTATCTAAAAAATTTAAAAATACCATTTATGCAATTTCAATGTATACATATACTACAAAAGAATGGTACAAAAAAAAAATAAAATATATTCCAAATATAATATGTCAAAATTAA
- the cyoB gene encoding cytochrome o ubiquinol oxidase subunit I — protein MLGKLTFYSIPYDEPIIVVTVICIILISLFIIFQITILKKWKYLWSEWLTSVDHKKISVMYLILAFIMLFRGFIDAIMMRIQQFLSSMGNLGFLPPHHYDQIFTAHGVIMIFFVAMPLIIALMNLIIPLQIGSRDVAFPFLNNLSFWLTASGALLMNISLGIGEFAQTGWLSYPPLSEIQYSPGVGVDYWIWSLQISGIGTTLSGINFIVTILKMRAPGMKMFRLPVFIWTTLCSNILIISAFPVLTLTLILLSLDRYLGFHFFTNDCGGNAMMYINLIWIWGHPEVYILILPAFGIFSEIVSTFSKKSLFGYVSLVWATISITILSFIVWVHHFFTMGSGANINAFFGITTMIIAIPTGVKIFNWLFTMYKGRVHMHSAMLWTLGFLITFTIGGMAGVLLSIPAIDFVLHNSVFLVAHFHNVIIGGVIFGCFAGITYWFPKFFGFALDEKWGKRSFYFWIFGFFMAFMPLYYLGLLGMTRRLSQNIDPRFHFMLMISLIGVIFISIGILCQIIQLYISIKYRHIYRTGGDPWDGRTLEWSLPSPPPIYNFAHIPVVVSIDDFWYKKQISSLSNQNKVYHDIHMPKNTSLGIILGFLSLLFGFSMVWYIWWISLLSLLLICIIFFKYTMYENSYYILSKDIKKIEDEYLEIDNKG, from the coding sequence ATGTTAGGCAAGTTAACGTTTTATTCTATTCCGTATGATGAACCTATTATTGTAGTTACTGTGATTTGTATTATTTTAATTAGTTTATTTATTATTTTTCAAATTACGATATTAAAAAAATGGAAGTATTTATGGTCAGAATGGTTGACTTCAGTTGATCATAAAAAAATTTCTGTTATGTATTTAATTTTAGCATTTATTATGTTATTTCGAGGATTTATTGATGCAATAATGATGCGTATACAACAATTTTTATCTTCTATGGGTAATTTGGGTTTTTTGCCTCCTCATCATTATGATCAGATATTTACTGCTCATGGTGTTATTATGATTTTTTTTGTTGCTATGCCTTTAATTATTGCATTAATGAATTTAATTATACCTTTACAAATTGGTTCTAGAGATGTAGCATTTCCATTTTTAAATAATTTAAGTTTTTGGTTAACGGCAAGTGGTGCATTGCTAATGAATATATCTCTAGGGATTGGTGAATTTGCACAAACTGGATGGTTATCTTATCCTCCTCTTTCTGAAATTCAATATAGTCCAGGAGTAGGAGTTGACTATTGGATTTGGAGTTTACAAATATCAGGTATTGGAACAACATTAAGTGGTATTAATTTTATAGTTACTATTTTAAAAATGCGCGCTCCTGGTATGAAGATGTTTAGATTACCAGTTTTTATTTGGACAACTTTATGTTCTAATATTTTAATTATTTCTGCTTTTCCAGTTTTAACATTAACTTTAATATTATTAAGTTTAGATCGTTATTTAGGATTTCATTTTTTTACTAATGATTGTGGTGGTAATGCTATGATGTATATTAATTTAATATGGATTTGGGGTCATCCAGAAGTATATATTTTAATATTACCAGCTTTTGGTATTTTTTCAGAAATAGTATCCACATTTTCTAAAAAATCTTTGTTTGGTTATGTATCTCTTGTATGGGCTACAATATCTATTACTATATTATCATTTATAGTTTGGGTTCATCATTTTTTTACTATGGGGTCTGGAGCTAATATTAATGCGTTTTTTGGAATTACGACAATGATTATTGCTATTCCTACAGGGGTAAAAATATTTAATTGGTTATTTACTATGTATAAAGGCCGTGTACATATGCATTCTGCTATGTTATGGACTTTAGGGTTTTTAATAACTTTTACCATTGGGGGTATGGCAGGTGTATTATTATCTATTCCAGCTATAGACTTTGTACTTCATAATAGTGTATTTTTAGTGGCTCATTTTCATAATGTTATTATTGGTGGTGTAATATTTGGATGTTTTGCAGGGATTACATATTGGTTTCCAAAATTTTTTGGTTTTGCATTAGATGAAAAATGGGGTAAACGTTCTTTTTATTTTTGGATATTTGGTTTTTTTATGGCTTTTATGCCTTTATATTATTTAGGTTTATTAGGTATGACTCGTCGTTTAAGTCAAAACATTGATCCAAGATTTCATTTTATGTTAATGATTTCTTTAATAGGAGTAATATTTATTTCTATAGGGATATTATGTCAAATAATACAATTGTATATTTCTATCAAATATAGACATATATATCGTACTGGTGGAGATCCTTGGGATGGTAGAACATTAGAATGGTCTCTTCCTTCTCCTCCTCCAATTTATAATTTTGCACATATTCCAGTTGTTGTAAGTATTGACGATTTTTGGTATAAAAAACAAATAAGTTCATTATCAAATCAGAATAAAGTATATCATGATATTCATATGCCAAAAAATACTTCTTTAGGAATAATTTTAGGATTTTTATCTTTATTGTTTGGTTTTTCAATGGTATGGTATATTTGGTGGATAAGTTTATTATCTCTTTTATTGATATGTATTATTTTTTTTAAATACACCATGTATGAAAATAGTTATTACATACTAAGTAAAGATATTAAAAAAATAGAAGATGAATATTTAGAGATTGACAATAAGGGTTAA
- the cyoE gene encoding heme o synthase → MKNYFLSIKPGIVIANLISVLGGFCFFSSYVYINIYVLFYVVFGTGLVIASGCLFNNIIDTDIDKYMIRTRSRILLQSSIPILYFKIYGILLLLLGFSILFIKVNILSSLLSIMGFCIYVFIYSLYMKRKTIYSTIVGSLSGAIPPLVGYCSVSNSIDVKSILLFTVFILWQIPHSYSIYILYYEDYKKAKIPVFSVKKGIEKTIKEIIFYILLFSLVICLFYNFQYVNFKFIMVLSLLNIFWLCISFLCYFFKNCKFFFRLLFYFSILIICIFNIFLMLNFLQYI, encoded by the coding sequence ATGAAAAATTATTTTTTATCAATTAAACCTGGTATTGTTATTGCTAATTTAATATCGGTATTAGGAGGATTTTGTTTTTTTTCTTCATATGTATATATTAATATTTATGTTTTGTTTTATGTTGTGTTTGGAACAGGATTAGTGATTGCGTCTGGTTGTTTATTTAATAATATTATTGATACTGATATTGATAAATATATGATTCGTACGAGAAGTAGAATATTATTACAATCGTCAATTCCTATTTTATATTTTAAAATATATGGTATATTGTTATTATTATTAGGATTTAGTATATTATTTATTAAAGTAAATATATTATCTTCATTATTATCTATAATGGGATTTTGTATTTATGTTTTTATTTATAGTTTATATATGAAAAGAAAGACTATATATTCTACTATTGTAGGTAGTTTATCTGGAGCAATTCCTCCTTTAGTAGGATATTGTTCGGTATCGAATAGTATTGATGTAAAATCTATATTATTATTTACAGTTTTTATATTGTGGCAAATACCTCATTCCTATTCTATTTATATTTTGTATTATGAAGATTATAAAAAAGCAAAAATACCAGTTTTTTCTGTCAAGAAAGGAATTGAAAAAACAATTAAGGAGATTATTTTTTATATATTATTATTTTCTTTAGTAATTTGTTTATTTTACAACTTTCAATATGTAAATTTTAAATTTATTATGGTATTATCATTATTGAATATATTTTGGTTATGTATATCTTTTTTATGTTATTTTTTTAAAAATTGTAAATTTTTTTTTCGTTTATTATTTTATTTTTCTATTTTAATTATTTGTATTTTTAATATTTTTTTAATGTTAAATTTTTTACAATATATTTAA
- the clpP gene encoding ATP-dependent Clp endopeptidase proteolytic subunit ClpP has translation MLYKNKKIFTNPINLIPTVIEKTEQGERAYDIYSRLLQERIIFITGNIEDNMSNIIIAQILFLESQNPNKDIFLYINSPGGIITAGLSIYDTMQFVTPDINTICVGQSCSMAAILLCAGTKGKRFCLNHAQVMIHQPLGQYQGTASDIEIHTYEILKMKKKINQIISYHTGQAIKKIEQDTERDHFLNAQESIKYGLVDSILQSRKTIKL, from the coding sequence ATGTTATATAAAAATAAAAAAATATTTACAAACCCTATAAATTTAATTCCTACAGTTATCGAAAAAACTGAACAAGGAGAACGTGCATACGATATATATTCACGTTTATTACAAGAAAGAATTATTTTTATTACTGGAAACATAGAAGATAATATGTCGAATATTATTATTGCACAAATACTTTTTTTAGAGTCCCAAAATCCTAATAAAGATATATTTCTATATATCAACTCGCCTGGAGGAATCATTACAGCAGGATTATCAATTTATGATACTATGCAATTTGTTACTCCAGATATAAACACTATTTGTGTTGGCCAATCATGTTCAATGGCTGCAATACTATTATGTGCTGGCACGAAAGGTAAAAGATTCTGTTTAAATCATGCTCAAGTTATGATTCATCAACCATTAGGACAATATCAAGGTACAGCATCAGACATTGAGATCCATACATACGAAATTCTAAAAATGAAAAAAAAAATAAATCAAATTATATCTTATCATACTGGACAGGCAATAAAAAAAATTGAACAAGATACAGAACGAGATCATTTTTTAAATGCTCAAGAATCTATAAAATATGGATTAGTAGACTCTATATTGCAATCTAGAAAAACAATAAAATTATAA
- a CDS encoding cytochrome c oxidase subunit 3 has product MNTDNIHNIESNNHLVDKKLFGLWIYLMSDCILFATMFAVYYVMSKNIIIYSIFFNLKFIFFETFLLLFSSVTYGITVLCFKYNKILFVYIFMIITFFLGLCFVIMELYEFHHLIRLGLSPQKDGSLSAFFTLIGLHGMHVIIGLLWMIGLFFQIIKCNLKYLIYVRILSLGLFWHFLDIIWIFVFTIVYLLGSI; this is encoded by the coding sequence ATGAATACAGATAATATTCATAATATAGAAAGCAATAATCATCTTGTAGATAAAAAATTGTTTGGTTTGTGGATATATTTAATGAGTGATTGTATACTTTTTGCTACTATGTTTGCTGTATATTATGTAATGTCAAAGAATATAATAATATATTCTATATTTTTTAATTTAAAATTTATTTTTTTTGAAACATTTTTATTATTGTTTAGTTCTGTTACTTATGGAATTACAGTATTGTGTTTTAAATATAATAAAATATTATTTGTTTATATTTTTATGATAATAACTTTTTTTTTGGGTTTGTGTTTTGTTATTATGGAATTATATGAATTTCATCATTTGATAAGATTAGGATTATCTCCTCAAAAAGATGGTTCTTTATCAGCTTTTTTTACATTAATTGGATTACATGGTATGCATGTTATTATAGGATTATTATGGATGATAGGATTATTTTTTCAAATTATAAAATGTAATCTGAAATATTTAATTTATGTTCGTATTTTATCTTTAGGATTGTTTTGGCATTTTTTAGATATAATTTGGATTTTTGTTTTTACAATAGTATATTTATTAGGAAGTATATAA
- the nusB gene encoding transcription antitermination factor NusB has protein sequence MNIQTRKKARQYIIQALYSWQISKNDIIDIEHQYMKNINQQQVDITYFHELITKITLKYQYLDKIISLYINRKLEKIDQIEKAILRLSFYEMIYKLNIPNKVLINESIELAKRFGSKYSYKFINGVLDKAVNNIRLKKK, from the coding sequence ATGAATATACAAACACGGAAAAAAGCAAGACAATATATTATACAAGCATTATATTCATGGCAAATATCTAAAAATGATATTATAGATATTGAACATCAATATATGAAAAACATTAATCAACAACAAGTCGATATAACTTATTTTCATGAATTAATTACAAAAATAACATTAAAATATCAATATTTAGATAAAATAATTAGTTTATATATTAATAGAAAATTAGAAAAAATAGATCAAATTGAAAAAGCAATATTACGTCTTTCTTTTTATGAAATGATATATAAATTAAATATACCTAACAAAGTATTAATTAATGAAAGTATAGAATTAGCTAAACGTTTTGGATCTAAATATAGTTATAAATTCATTAACGGTGTTTTAGATAAAGCGGTAAATAACATACGATTAAAAAAAAAATAA
- the ribD gene encoding bifunctional diaminohydroxyphosphoribosylaminopyrimidine deaminase/5-amino-6-(5-phosphoribosylamino)uracil reductase RibD — protein MRDINKQTDIFYMKKAIQLAKKGQYTTQSNPNVGCIIVKNNKIIGIGWHIKPNTNHAEINALNMAGNLAYQGTAYISLEPCSHFGKTPPCCYALVQSGITRIVISALDPNPCISGNGIKYLKKSNIKITTGILLKQSKKINYGFFKRMQTNIPWIQIKMATSIDGKIAMHNGESKWITSPKSIQDVHKFRLLSTAILSTSQTIMIDNPLLTARPQQKNKMNYPQPIRIIIDSKNKIQPYHKFINELSTIWLIRIKKDNNFWPNHVKQIILPPYKNKINLIKLFNYLGQKNINAIWIECGAILFSKLLYLNIIDELIIYIAPKMLGHLSKPLYIMNKKIRLHETLQLKFKTIKFIGSDLRIILTPYKKINT, from the coding sequence ATGCGTGATATAAATAAACAAACAGATATATTCTATATGAAAAAAGCTATTCAACTAGCTAAAAAAGGTCAATATACAACTCAATCTAATCCTAATGTTGGTTGTATTATTGTCAAAAATAATAAAATAATTGGTATAGGTTGGCATATTAAACCCAATACAAATCATGCAGAAATAAATGCTTTAAATATGGCAGGAAATTTAGCATATCAAGGCACAGCATATATTTCATTAGAACCCTGTAGCCATTTTGGAAAAACACCACCATGTTGTTATGCACTTGTTCAATCCGGAATAACTAGAATAGTAATCTCTGCTTTAGATCCAAATCCTTGCATTTCAGGAAATGGAATCAAATATTTAAAAAAATCAAATATTAAAATAACAACAGGAATTTTATTAAAACAATCAAAAAAAATCAATTATGGATTTTTTAAACGAATGCAAACCAATATACCTTGGATTCAAATTAAAATGGCTACTTCAATAGATGGTAAAATTGCTATGCATAATGGAGAAAGCAAATGGATTACTTCTCCAAAATCTATACAAGATGTACATAAATTTCGTTTATTAAGTACAGCAATCTTAAGTACTAGTCAAACAATTATGATAGACAACCCTTTACTTACTGCTCGACCACAACAAAAAAACAAAATGAATTACCCCCAACCAATAAGAATTATAATAGACAGTAAAAATAAAATTCAACCTTATCATAAATTTATTAATGAATTAAGTACAATTTGGTTAATAAGAATTAAAAAAGATAATAATTTTTGGCCTAATCATGTAAAACAAATTATACTACCACCATATAAAAATAAAATAAATCTCATAAAACTATTTAATTATTTAGGACAAAAAAATATTAACGCAATATGGATTGAATGCGGAGCAATATTATTTAGTAAATTATTATATTTAAATATTATTGATGAATTAATCATATATATTGCTCCTAAAATGTTAGGACATTTATCTAAACCATTATATATTATGAATAAAAAAATAAGACTACATGAAACTTTACAATTAAAATTTAAAACAATTAAATTTATTGGATCAGATTTAAGAATAATACTTACACCATATAAAAAAATAAATACATAA
- the clpX gene encoding ATP-dependent Clp protease ATP-binding subunit ClpX, which translates to MEDNKKNNKFSCSFCQKNYKKKKIISGQSSVYICNQCVQICFKIINENKLNINYKTQLNNIPKPKEIHEYLNKYIIGQQSAKKVLSVAVYNHYKRLIHSYNNKKNIQLEKSNILLIGPTGSGKTLLATTLAKLLNIPFAIADATSLTEAGYVGEDVETIIQKLLRKCNYQTSIAETGIIYIDEIDKISKKSNNLSITRDVSGEGVQQALLKLIEGTVSSIPIHGTRKHPQQECLYVDTSKILFICGGTFSGLDKIIYQRLKNKTNIGFNAKIEKDNLMKNPNIFLKQVESTDLIKFGLIPEFIGRLPIIVTLDNVNENMLYQILSKPKNALIKQYQQIFYFEKIKLIFEDHAIKEIAKKTLKNKTGARGLRTILENILLDTMYELPSMQNVKKILITKKTITNNIKPTITYKNNK; encoded by the coding sequence ATGGAAGATAATAAAAAAAACAATAAATTTTCATGTTCATTTTGCCAAAAAAACTATAAAAAAAAAAAAATAATATCAGGACAATCATCAGTATATATATGTAATCAATGCGTACAAATATGTTTTAAAATTATTAATGAAAACAAATTAAATATCAACTATAAAACACAATTAAACAATATACCTAAACCTAAAGAAATACACGAATATCTTAATAAATATATTATAGGTCAACAATCCGCTAAAAAAGTATTATCTGTAGCAGTTTATAATCATTATAAACGTCTTATACATTCATACAATAACAAAAAAAATATTCAACTAGAAAAAAGTAATATATTATTAATTGGGCCTACAGGAAGTGGAAAAACTTTATTAGCAACAACATTAGCAAAGCTACTTAATATTCCTTTTGCTATAGCAGACGCTACATCATTAACTGAAGCAGGTTATGTAGGAGAAGATGTTGAAACTATTATTCAAAAACTGTTGCGTAAATGTAATTATCAAACATCCATAGCAGAAACAGGTATTATATATATTGACGAAATTGATAAAATATCTAAAAAATCTAACAATTTATCTATTACTAGAGATGTTTCAGGTGAAGGAGTACAACAAGCACTATTAAAACTTATAGAAGGTACAGTATCATCTATTCCTATACATGGAACACGAAAACATCCTCAACAAGAATGTTTATATGTCGATACTTCAAAAATATTATTTATATGTGGTGGAACATTTTCTGGTCTAGATAAAATTATTTATCAAAGATTAAAAAACAAAACAAATATTGGATTCAATGCTAAAATTGAAAAAGATAATTTAATGAAAAATCCCAATATTTTCCTTAAACAAGTAGAATCAACAGACTTAATTAAATTTGGATTAATTCCAGAATTTATAGGACGTCTACCAATCATCGTTACATTAGATAATGTTAATGAAAATATGTTATACCAAATATTATCGAAACCTAAAAATGCACTTATTAAACAATACCAACAAATATTCTATTTTGAAAAAATAAAATTAATATTTGAAGACCATGCAATTAAAGAAATTGCAAAAAAAACATTAAAAAATAAAACAGGTGCTCGGGGATTACGAACAATATTAGAAAATATTTTGTTAGATACCATGTATGAGTTACCTTCTATGCAAAACGTAAAAAAAATATTAATTACAAAAAAAACAATTACAAATAATATAAAACCAACAATAACGTATAAAAATAATAAATAA